The Gloeocapsa sp. PCC 73106 DNA segment CGACCTACAAGCTCGTGAACCTAAGATTTCAGCGACCGAACCAGATTGGAGTCGAGAAAAATTACGCAAGTGGTGGATGCCTTCTCGTCAACTGCTCAAATCAATTCGAAAGTATCAAAAATGGCAAAAAAAAGCAGGAATTATCGGAAAGTTGTTTAGTAGTATTGCAGTGCTAGAACATAGATTTTGGAGCGTTATTACTGGTGCCGAGATACCCATCAATTGCCAGATAGAAGGAGGATTGATGTTAACTCATCCTAATGGTGTGGTGATTTCTCCCAAAGCTTCTATTGGACCCAACTGTTTGATTTTACAACAAGTGACCATTACTCGTAATGTTAAGATTCTGGGTCATGTGGACATTGGAGCCGGAGCTAAAATACTCAATGGTGTTACTATTGGTAATCACGCTAAAATTGGGGCAAACGCTGTAGTGCTATGTGACGTGCCTGATGGCGCTACTGCTGTGGGAGTACCTGCCAGAATAGTTGTAAAAGAGATGAAGCTGGAAGATGGCTCCATGGATGAAGAGGATGTGCATCACCTCTAAATTAAACCCTACATTTGTATTGCGACAAGGTGTAGGGTTCCTACTTCGTTCTAAAAGGGTTGTTCAAAAATAGTCTCTAGATATACGCGAGCGCAGGAACGATAATTTTTAGCTTGATCGCCATTTTGTAGAAGAAATAGAGATAGTGCTGCGGTAAAAACACGGTCTTGATCCCAATTGGGATGAGTTTCTAAATAATTGGCTAAGGATTCGTGTAATTCCTCGGGAATCTCCGCCAGAATACTTACAAATGTGTTCATAATTATCTTAATTTTCGCATAACAAAAAAGTCGTTTAAATCATTCTTGTCTCGTTTAGGGACGATTTGTCAATGATACAAAATGTTAAGGAATTGGCGTCAAAATGGTAAGTCAGACCTATTTTCAAGGGTTTGAGCTATTGAACTCAGTTTAGAGTCACAGAGTAACGATATCCCCCCGCAAAAAGAGCAAAGTTCGATTCTTTGGTTTAAGCCTGTGGAAAAGCTTGGGTAAACTGTGGAAAACTCAGAAAATAGTTGTGGAAAGGATGGGGAATCTTTGGTGGAAAACTTCTGTGAAAAATTGATAAAAATTAAGATTAGAGAAGGAATTGAGAACGCCAATTTTCAGCTAAACTCTTCATCGCTGCTAATTCCTGAGGATCTAATTTGTAGAGATGAGCTAAAACAAGATTCAACCGACCCAAAGATTTGAGTTGTTCAAGATGGCGATCAAGAAAATCCCAATAAAAGAAGTTAAAAGGACAAGCGCGATCGCCTGTACGCTTACGATAATTATAAACACAGCGATCGCAGTAATCACTCATACGATGAA contains these protein-coding regions:
- a CDS encoding serine O-acetyltransferase — its product is MSDLQAREPKISATEPDWSREKLRKWWMPSRQLLKSIRKYQKWQKKAGIIGKLFSSIAVLEHRFWSVITGAEIPINCQIEGGLMLTHPNGVVISPKASIGPNCLILQQVTITRNVKILGHVDIGAGAKILNGVTIGNHAKIGANAVVLCDVPDGATAVGVPARIVVKEMKLEDGSMDEEDVHHL
- a CDS encoding DUF2811 domain-containing protein produces the protein MNTFVSILAEIPEELHESLANYLETHPNWDQDRVFTAALSLFLLQNGDQAKNYRSCARVYLETIFEQPF